In the genome of Spirochaetia bacterium, one region contains:
- a CDS encoding metal-dependent transcriptional regulator has product MSLKKTTEDYLEAMLMLKEEHGYIRSVDVAEKLSVTKPSVTYATKQLKEKKYITMDPNGSISLTASGMEIASGTYRRHKLLTEFIARLGVDRKIAETDACKIEHDLSKETFDAICNHVKQEIKEE; this is encoded by the coding sequence ATGTCATTGAAGAAAACTACAGAAGACTACCTTGAAGCGATGTTGATGCTCAAGGAAGAACATGGATATATAAGATCCGTAGATGTTGCAGAAAAGCTGAGTGTCACGAAACCAAGCGTAACCTATGCCACAAAGCAGCTGAAAGAAAAAAAATATATAACAATGGATCCTAACGGATCAATCAGCCTGACTGCTTCAGGAATGGAAATTGCCTCAGGGACCTACCGTCGGCATAAGCTCCTTACCGAATTCATTGCCAGGCTTGGAGTCGACCGCAAGATTGCAGAGACGGACGCCTGCAAGATTGAACATGACCTCAGCAAGGAAACATTCGATGCCATCTGCAACCACGTCAAACAAGAAATAAAAGAAGAATAG
- a CDS encoding ferrous iron transport protein A produces MMPLTMSKAGETVTIHKITGNDAIRQHLSELGFVVDGSVTVISELSGNLILQVKDSRIALGKSMANRIMV; encoded by the coding sequence ATGATGCCATTGACTATGTCAAAGGCCGGTGAAACCGTAACGATTCATAAAATTACGGGCAATGATGCAATACGGCAACATCTGTCGGAATTGGGCTTTGTCGTAGATGGTTCTGTCACGGTGATTTCGGAGTTGTCCGGTAACCTGATACTGCAGGTAAAGGACAGCAGGATTGCATTGGGCAAGAGTATGGCAAACCGAATCATGGTATAG
- the ileS gene encoding isoleucine--tRNA ligase, with amino-acid sequence MFRPVSTRVDFPKVEEKILKFWDEEDVFSKSVEQRPADNEFVFYDGPPFATGLPHFGHMVPGTIKDAIPRYQSMKGKRVYRRWGWDCHGLPVEYEMEKTLGISGHSAIEDYGVAKFNDNCKSIVLRFTSQWKQTIKRMGRWVDFEHGYRTMDKDYMESIWWVFKSLYDKGLIYEGYNILPYSPKLACPLSNFEVNLGGYRDVVDQAVTVRFLVDGTTDTYFLAWTTTPWTLPSNLALALGPDIDYVKVKDGNEYYILGKDRLSHYYKDESDYEIVATYKGRDLKGIGYTPLFPYFANLKESAGAFVTVLGDYVTTEDGCGIVHTASGFGEDDYNVLKGTGIPVVCPVDDECKFTDEVPDFKGRFVKDCDKDVIDMLKKNGQLVKRENYLHSYPFCYRTKMPLIYRAMSCWFVDVQKIKQTMLDCNEEITWVPSHLKHGRFGKWLEGARDWAISRNRFWGNPIPVWKCDGSDHIEVIGSVAELEKKCGRHVEDLHKQYVDELTWPSPDGKGTMRRISDVLDCWFESGSMPYAQQHYPFEHKERFEGNFPADFICEGLDQTRGWFYTLTIIAAALFEKPAFLHCVTNGIVLNAEGKKMSKSERNYTDPMELINTYGADALRFALMDSSVVKADDLKFSDESVKDVIKTFILPLWNAYSFFVTYANIDGYVPGETPFEKLENSLDRWVISTCQGFVKDVTEAFDNYDIQRACATMVAFIDNLNNWYIRRSRRRFWRSENDSDKKMAYDTLYSVLMTVVKACAPIVPFVTEEIYRNLRTEAMPSSVHLCDYPAYDEKERDPELEKQMGLAMKSIVMGRSLRSSHNLKIRQPLSTLYLVDRSDDDRRILSSMTDIICEELNVKQVHIQADESNLVSYQAKANFKLLGKKLGKYMKEVANQIQQLDSSAIAGILDGGTVSISYTDGTIELGEADLVIQRTELEDVKVLNEGELTVAFDTKLTDALIKEGVARDIIRVVQNMRKDAGFDVADHITLEWDGDAVLDGVFEDFGSYIAHETLCNKLQKKSVEGQEYEVGDTKIKLSVSRVDA; translated from the coding sequence ATGTTTCGTCCAGTCAGTACGAGAGTCGACTTTCCGAAAGTCGAAGAAAAGATCCTGAAGTTCTGGGACGAGGAAGATGTCTTTTCCAAATCCGTCGAACAACGCCCTGCAGACAATGAGTTTGTCTTTTATGATGGCCCTCCTTTTGCGACGGGGCTTCCCCATTTCGGACATATGGTTCCGGGTACCATAAAAGACGCCATTCCACGTTACCAGTCCATGAAGGGCAAGCGTGTCTACAGACGGTGGGGATGGGATTGCCATGGACTTCCCGTTGAATATGAAATGGAAAAGACGCTGGGTATCAGCGGACATAGTGCAATAGAGGATTATGGGGTTGCCAAGTTCAACGACAACTGCAAGTCCATCGTATTGCGTTTTACCAGCCAATGGAAACAGACGATCAAACGTATGGGACGATGGGTTGATTTCGAACATGGCTATCGTACCATGGACAAAGACTATATGGAATCGATCTGGTGGGTCTTCAAGTCATTGTATGACAAGGGCCTGATCTATGAAGGATACAACATCCTTCCGTATAGCCCGAAACTTGCCTGTCCACTTTCGAATTTTGAAGTCAACTTGGGTGGCTATCGCGATGTGGTCGACCAGGCTGTAACCGTCAGGTTCCTTGTGGATGGGACAACGGATACCTATTTCCTTGCATGGACGACTACGCCATGGACACTTCCCAGCAACCTGGCCCTTGCACTTGGTCCCGATATCGATTATGTGAAGGTCAAGGACGGCAATGAGTATTACATCCTGGGCAAGGATCGCCTGTCACATTACTACAAGGATGAAAGTGACTATGAAATAGTTGCAACCTATAAAGGCCGTGACCTGAAAGGTATCGGCTACACTCCTCTGTTCCCTTACTTTGCAAATCTGAAGGAAAGTGCCGGAGCCTTTGTGACGGTGCTTGGTGACTATGTCACTACTGAGGATGGCTGCGGCATCGTACATACGGCAAGCGGCTTCGGTGAAGATGACTACAATGTGCTGAAAGGAACTGGAATCCCGGTTGTCTGTCCTGTGGATGATGAGTGCAAGTTCACCGATGAAGTTCCTGATTTCAAGGGACGTTTCGTCAAGGATTGCGACAAAGACGTCATCGATATGCTCAAGAAGAACGGCCAGCTGGTCAAGCGTGAGAATTACCTGCACTCATATCCTTTCTGCTATCGTACCAAGATGCCATTGATCTACAGGGCAATGTCCTGCTGGTTTGTCGATGTGCAGAAGATCAAGCAGACTATGCTTGACTGCAATGAGGAGATTACTTGGGTGCCTTCTCATCTCAAGCATGGAAGATTCGGCAAGTGGCTTGAAGGTGCACGGGATTGGGCTATTTCCAGGAATAGGTTCTGGGGCAACCCGATACCGGTGTGGAAATGTGATGGTTCTGATCATATCGAAGTGATCGGTTCCGTAGCTGAACTTGAAAAGAAATGCGGACGTCATGTCGAGGATCTGCACAAGCAGTATGTTGATGAGCTTACATGGCCTAGCCCTGATGGGAAAGGCACGATGCGGCGTATCAGCGATGTCCTTGACTGTTGGTTTGAATCAGGTTCCATGCCTTATGCCCAGCAGCACTATCCGTTTGAACATAAGGAACGTTTCGAAGGAAACTTCCCGGCTGATTTCATCTGTGAAGGACTGGACCAGACCCGTGGTTGGTTCTATACGCTCACTATCATTGCGGCTGCACTTTTTGAGAAACCGGCTTTCCTTCATTGTGTCACCAACGGTATCGTGCTCAATGCCGAAGGCAAGAAGATGAGCAAGAGCGAGAGGAACTATACCGATCCTATGGAGCTGATCAACACCTACGGTGCCGATGCGCTTCGTTTTGCCCTTATGGACAGTTCGGTAGTCAAGGCGGATGATTTGAAATTCAGTGATGAATCCGTAAAAGATGTCATCAAGACGTTCATCCTTCCTCTTTGGAATGCCTATTCGTTCTTTGTTACCTATGCGAACATAGATGGGTATGTCCCTGGAGAAACGCCGTTCGAAAAGCTGGAAAATTCCCTTGACCGTTGGGTCATCAGTACGTGCCAGGGATTTGTCAAGGATGTTACTGAGGCATTTGACAACTATGATATCCAGCGGGCTTGTGCGACGATGGTGGCTTTCATTGACAATCTCAACAACTGGTATATCAGGAGAAGCCGCAGGAGATTCTGGCGCAGTGAGAATGACAGTGACAAGAAGATGGCTTATGATACGCTTTACAGCGTGCTGATGACAGTGGTGAAGGCCTGTGCCCCGATAGTACCGTTCGTAACTGAAGAGATCTATCGCAATCTCAGGACTGAGGCAATGCCTTCTTCTGTCCACCTTTGTGACTATCCTGCCTATGATGAGAAAGAGAGAGATCCTGAACTTGAGAAACAGATGGGATTGGCAATGAAGTCAATCGTCATGGGAAGAAGCCTGAGAAGCAGCCATAACCTGAAGATACGCCAGCCGCTCAGTACCCTTTACTTGGTTGACCGCAGTGACGATGACCGCCGGATCCTTTCTTCGATGACTGATATCATCTGTGAAGAACTCAATGTCAAACAGGTGCATATCCAGGCTGATGAAAGCAATCTTGTAAGTTATCAGGCAAAGGCAAACTTCAAGCTTCTTGGTAAGAAACTGGGCAAGTATATGAAGGAAGTAGCAAATCAGATCCAGCAATTGGACAGCAGTGCAATTGCCGGTATCCTTGATGGTGGGACTGTTTCCATATCTTATACCGATGGGACGATTGAGCTCGGTGAGGCCGATCTGGTTATCCAGAGGACGGAACTTGAAGATGTCAAGGTGCTGAATGAGGGTGAGCTGACAGTTGCTTTTGATACGAAACTGACAGATGCGCTTATCAAGGAAGGTGTTGCCAGAGACATCATCAGGGTTGTCCAGAACATGAGGAAGGATGCCGGGTTTGATGTTGCCGACCATATCACGCTTGAGTGGGATGGCGATGCTGTCCTTGACGGAGTCTTTGAGGATTTTGGTTCTTATATTGCGCATGAGACCCTATGCAACAAGTTGCAGAAGAAAAGCGTAGAGGGCCAGGAGTATGAAGTCGGAGACACGAAGATCAAGCTTTCAGTCAGTCGGGTAGATGCCTGA
- a CDS encoding FeoB-associated Cys-rich membrane protein, with amino-acid sequence MINWVIGAIVFGCIILALVSVVKRAKNGKSCDGCCSGCSACSACHSCHIDKS; translated from the coding sequence ATGATAAACTGGGTTATCGGAGCCATTGTATTCGGGTGTATCATCCTAGCGCTTGTCAGCGTGGTAAAGAGGGCAAAGAACGGTAAGTCCTGTGATGGTTGCTGCAGCGGTTGCAGTGCGTGTTCTGCTTGCCATTCCTGCCATATTGATAAATCCTGA
- a CDS encoding zinc ribbon domain-containing protein: MAVYEFQCTKCKKQFTVEQSMKDPLPTDCPYCKAKNSLHQKYEPAPVFFHGSGFYCTDCKKASGSSK, encoded by the coding sequence ATGGCAGTTTACGAATTTCAATGCACAAAATGTAAAAAACAGTTTACCGTTGAGCAATCAATGAAGGATCCGCTTCCTACTGACTGCCCATATTGCAAGGCAAAGAATTCTTTGCATCAGAAGTATGAACCGGCACCCGTATTTTTCCATGGATCGGGTTTTTACTGTACTGATTGTAAGAAGGCAAGCGGTTCAAGCAAGTGA
- a CDS encoding extracellular solute-binding protein, giving the protein MKHTGWKFLLVLSAMVLVGSALFAEGVEEVNEPDEKITAYISGPSAMLQELEQAFEKDRGDVLDIVGLGCGPLRQRVWTEFKTGGIRADVFWGSDPLLYIALDEAGALDPYVPQGIEQLKPIYRTKGNYTLVNERYGVILYNTDLMPADQVPTSFADLTKPEYDHAVLQADPEQSSTALALVATLYDMKGRNWDYYKSLVNNHLYLAKKNSAVPSKIMEKEFLLGIAPDDEALRLQKKARKGGYPSSIGIVWPSEGALAIERPIAISNNPERSQKKEQLARAFEDFMISKEAQEITLKYEFISVRSDLSLPAGIPDNFSVHRVDWKYLSEHQDEIKTQFNALF; this is encoded by the coding sequence ATGAAACATACGGGATGGAAGTTTCTGTTAGTTCTTTCTGCCATGGTACTGGTTGGAAGTGCTTTGTTTGCTGAGGGAGTTGAAGAAGTCAATGAACCTGATGAAAAAATAACCGCTTATATTTCCGGCCCTTCTGCCATGTTGCAGGAACTGGAACAGGCATTTGAAAAGGATAGGGGTGATGTCTTGGATATTGTCGGACTGGGGTGTGGCCCATTGCGTCAACGGGTCTGGACTGAATTCAAGACAGGTGGCATCCGTGCGGATGTGTTCTGGGGATCTGACCCTTTGCTTTACATTGCCCTTGATGAAGCGGGAGCTTTGGATCCATATGTTCCGCAAGGGATTGAACAACTGAAACCCATATACAGGACAAAAGGCAATTATACTTTGGTCAATGAACGGTATGGTGTCATTTTATATAACACAGACTTGATGCCTGCTGACCAGGTTCCGACTTCTTTTGCGGATTTGACAAAACCAGAATATGATCATGCTGTTCTGCAGGCAGATCCTGAGCAGTCTTCTACTGCCTTGGCGTTGGTAGCAACTTTATATGACATGAAAGGAAGGAATTGGGATTACTACAAGTCTTTGGTCAATAATCACCTGTATCTGGCAAAGAAAAACAGTGCAGTTCCTTCCAAGATTATGGAAAAGGAATTCTTACTGGGTATAGCGCCTGATGACGAAGCTTTACGCCTTCAAAAAAAAGCCAGGAAAGGTGGTTATCCTTCCTCTATCGGCATTGTTTGGCCTTCAGAGGGTGCATTGGCAATAGAAAGACCGATTGCAATCAGCAACAATCCTGAACGTTCTCAGAAAAAAGAACAGCTTGCCCGTGCATTTGAAGACTTTATGATCTCAAAGGAAGCTCAGGAAATAACATTGAAGTATGAATTCATCAGCGTGCGTTCAGATCTTTCTCTCCCTGCCGGAATTCCTGACAATTTTTCGGTGCATCGCGTTGACTGGAAGTATCTGTCTGAGCATCAGGACGAAATAAAGACTCAATTCAATGCACTTTTCTAG
- a CDS encoding chitobiase/beta-hexosaminidase C-terminal domain-containing protein: protein MLLLSGCQDPDPYGELQFGLDEGTSKSITPGSSAKVTQVSFWGEETNSSKTLSKQTLILGEKNTVSSIPVGTWDFHVEGMNSDGTVITEQADATGVAVNSGKTSSISFTLHYLTSDTGTYSIGISWPEDLGASFKGVGADIGEDYVAGTISSSSVAVSGTAAAGDYMVGVRFTNPSGTQITFSGMDMVNVFTGLESSGTISFEDADFSKAAQPTISTGDVTGGKQVTMATDTAEATIYYTTDGTDPATSSTRESYTAPFTLTESKTVEAVAVKADLLDSEEASQAVTVSAAVTPTFSLSSGDTQDVAISCKTSGATIHYRYAVGSASYGSWTTGTSIPVTQGKELKVEAYAEKDGMVRSATGTQAYSVATGPDFSKTTGTYSNTFTLTLTGDTIRYKAGSGTYQTYLSGISIASTGTTITAFNEESGKVNSAAASRTYTLRAAMPEIDGSLSAPGGKAITISSATSGATIYYTTDGSTPSTSSHQYVGAVTVTASVTVRAIAVKDGFADSSTAVLAVTVSQVATPVISPTGGTFEGTQSVTVSCGTDGATIYCTTDDSMPTTLSNIYDGAITLDATVTVRAMAVKSGMADSSVASATYTWKKTYSVGDTGPAGGIIFYDCDADNMLSDPDGADNMESSVCGWRYLEAAPADEGYYVWGGYGTSISGTYREIGDGKANTEAIVAKFGTAEPYEGRTDYAAKVCYDKILNGYSDWFLPSLDELRKMYDQIYTEGGFKKDYYWSSYSSEGDSDRAYFVKFTFGARSCHDKDNCYCVRAVRAF from the coding sequence TTGCTATTACTTTCAGGTTGTCAGGACCCTGATCCCTACGGTGAACTGCAGTTTGGCTTAGACGAAGGTACGTCCAAGTCGATAACTCCCGGAAGCAGTGCCAAGGTCACCCAGGTGTCCTTCTGGGGCGAAGAGACGAACAGCAGCAAGACGCTCTCCAAGCAGACCTTGATCCTCGGTGAAAAGAATACGGTCTCCAGCATTCCCGTAGGCACCTGGGACTTCCATGTGGAAGGGATGAACAGCGACGGGACGGTGATCACCGAACAGGCCGATGCAACCGGAGTCGCAGTCAACTCAGGGAAGACGAGCTCCATCAGCTTCACCCTGCATTACCTTACAAGTGACACCGGAACCTATAGCATAGGGATAAGCTGGCCGGAAGACCTAGGAGCATCCTTCAAAGGAGTAGGGGCAGACATAGGAGAAGACTATGTTGCCGGGACGATAAGTAGCAGCAGTGTGGCAGTAAGCGGCACTGCCGCTGCAGGCGACTACATGGTAGGGGTGAGGTTTACCAATCCCTCCGGTACCCAGATTACTTTCTCAGGGATGGACATGGTGAACGTGTTCACGGGGCTGGAGTCGAGCGGGACGATCAGCTTCGAGGACGCTGACTTTTCCAAGGCAGCACAGCCTACGATAAGCACAGGTGATGTTACCGGCGGCAAGCAGGTGACCATGGCAACCGATACTGCAGAAGCGACGATCTACTACACGACAGATGGGACTGACCCTGCCACCAGCAGTACGAGAGAGAGCTATACAGCTCCGTTCACCTTGACAGAGAGCAAGACGGTAGAGGCAGTTGCCGTGAAGGCTGACCTGCTGGACTCAGAGGAAGCCAGCCAAGCTGTTACGGTTTCTGCTGCAGTGACCCCGACCTTCAGCCTGAGTTCAGGAGATACGCAAGATGTTGCCATCAGCTGCAAGACTAGCGGAGCAACCATCCATTACCGGTATGCGGTAGGCAGTGCAAGCTATGGAAGCTGGACGACAGGGACAAGTATCCCGGTGACGCAGGGCAAGGAGCTCAAGGTGGAGGCCTATGCAGAAAAGGACGGGATGGTCAGGTCTGCCACAGGGACACAGGCCTACAGCGTTGCCACAGGACCAGACTTCAGCAAGACCACCGGAACCTACAGCAATACATTTACGCTGACACTGACCGGCGATACCATACGCTACAAGGCAGGAAGCGGTACCTACCAGACCTACTTGTCAGGCATCAGCATCGCAAGTACGGGGACGACCATTACGGCATTCAACGAGGAAAGCGGGAAGGTGAACTCTGCTGCGGCGAGCAGGACCTACACGCTGAGGGCGGCGATGCCTGAGATAGACGGCAGCCTGAGTGCGCCGGGAGGGAAGGCCATAACGATCAGCAGTGCTACCAGTGGAGCAACCATCTACTACACGACGGACGGGAGCACGCCGAGCACCTCGAGCCACCAATATGTCGGGGCGGTCACGGTGACGGCGAGCGTGACGGTGAGGGCCATAGCGGTGAAGGACGGATTTGCCGATTCCTCCACTGCGGTGCTGGCAGTGACGGTCAGCCAGGTGGCGACGCCGGTGATCAGCCCGACGGGAGGTACCTTCGAGGGGACCCAGAGCGTGACGGTCAGCTGTGGGACCGACGGTGCGACCATCTACTGTACGACGGACGACAGTATGCCGACCACGCTGAGCAACATCTATGACGGAGCCATTACACTGGATGCCACGGTGACAGTAAGGGCGATGGCGGTGAAGAGCGGCATGGCGGACAGCAGTGTGGCAAGTGCAACCTATACGTGGAAAAAAACTTATTCTGTGGGAGACACTGGACCTGCAGGAGGAATAATTTTCTATGACTGCGATGCAGACAATATGCTTAGTGATCCTGATGGAGCAGATAATATGGAATCGAGTGTCTGTGGCTGGCGATATCTTGAAGCAGCTCCTGCTGATGAAGGATATTATGTCTGGGGAGGCTATGGTACATCAATCTCGGGGACGTATAGAGAAATCGGAGACGGAAAGGCAAACACGGAGGCGATAGTAGCGAAATTTGGTACTGCAGAACCATACGAGGGTAGAACCGATTATGCTGCAAAAGTATGTTACGACAAAATACTGAACGGGTATAGCGATTGGTTCCTGCCGTCTCTGGATGAATTGCGCAAAATGTACGATCAAATATACACTGAAGGAGGATTCAAAAAGGATTACTATTGGAGTTCTTATTCTTCCGAGGGCGATTCTGATCGTGCATACTTTGTAAAGTTTACTTTTGGCGCTCGCAGTTGCCATGATAAGGATAATTGTTACTGTGTTCGGGCTGTGCGGGCTTTCTGA
- a CDS encoding iron ABC transporter permease — MAYPLASLFVSAFNGSLNSDGRILPIINLLIDSRTWKAVVTSISMAIISTCLTVFVALVLAVLVARTDMPGKRFVHIFIFIAFAIPSYVLALSWIQLAGRNGYIDRLWNHLGWHYGMTMMPYSVFSVGLVLSVHMLPITYFALYNALLDYDRSLEEAALLSGAGKWHTLVDVTVPLLLPQLVSISSLVFGRIIANFDVPAALGLPVGKRFLSTQIYASLSSLKLGEAAGLSLLLVITVTAICSFGRKRLIGKSFEVHHSSQNVSVCFSLGRWRFIVMAVVLFVLVCLIAVPLVCMVASSFLKRWGLPFKSEYLTFSNYIELFSDQQAKVAFRNSFLYGATGIGIASFIALHISLLPADAFGRKYLVRLVSFPLSIPNLVLAVAAITAWNRKPIRLYGSAWAIIVTYAVLFTPIILNNINGLVAKIDWDKIAAARLAGASQRKSMRDIVWPLLEKGIRSGSVLCFIIALREIPISLLLYAAGQQTVGVLLFGMQSQSYGLEMTSTLAVVLIGCIMLLRFLIIFIGKRS, encoded by the coding sequence GTGGCATATCCGCTTGCTTCTCTGTTTGTCAGTGCATTCAATGGAAGTTTGAATTCTGATGGCAGGATATTGCCGATTATCAACCTTCTTATAGATTCCCGTACATGGAAAGCTGTGGTTACATCCATCAGCATGGCAATCATTTCGACTTGCCTTACCGTATTTGTTGCCCTTGTCCTTGCCGTGCTGGTAGCAAGGACGGACATGCCAGGAAAAAGGTTTGTCCATATTTTTATTTTCATTGCTTTTGCCATACCATCTTATGTGTTGGCCTTGTCGTGGATACAGCTTGCTGGCCGGAATGGATATATCGACAGATTGTGGAACCATCTGGGATGGCATTATGGGATGACCATGATGCCATATTCGGTATTTTCCGTAGGGTTGGTATTGTCTGTCCATATGCTGCCGATTACGTATTTTGCATTGTACAATGCATTGCTTGACTATGATAGGAGTCTTGAAGAGGCAGCTTTGCTTTCAGGTGCCGGTAAATGGCATACTCTTGTAGACGTAACTGTTCCTTTGCTGCTTCCGCAGCTGGTTTCGATAAGCAGTTTGGTTTTCGGAAGGATCATTGCCAATTTTGATGTACCTGCAGCGTTGGGACTTCCAGTCGGCAAACGATTTCTTTCAACCCAGATATATGCATCGCTTTCTTCTTTGAAACTTGGGGAGGCTGCAGGCTTGTCACTCCTGCTGGTCATTACGGTAACAGCAATTTGTAGTTTCGGAAGGAAAAGGCTTATTGGAAAAAGCTTTGAGGTACACCATTCGAGTCAAAATGTTTCTGTCTGTTTTTCCTTGGGGCGTTGGCGCTTCATTGTAATGGCCGTAGTCTTGTTCGTCCTTGTCTGCCTCATAGCAGTTCCTTTGGTCTGCATGGTTGCTTCATCGTTTCTCAAGCGATGGGGATTGCCGTTTAAGTCTGAATACCTTACATTTTCCAATTATATTGAGCTGTTTTCTGACCAACAAGCTAAAGTTGCTTTTCGCAACAGTTTCTTGTATGGGGCAACCGGTATCGGTATTGCTTCGTTTATTGCTTTGCATATTTCCCTTTTGCCTGCTGATGCTTTTGGAAGAAAATACTTGGTCCGGCTTGTTTCTTTTCCTCTTTCCATTCCTAATCTTGTACTTGCTGTAGCTGCCATAACAGCATGGAACAGGAAACCGATAAGATTGTATGGTTCTGCATGGGCGATAATAGTGACTTATGCGGTACTCTTTACTCCTATTATCTTGAATAATATCAATGGCTTGGTTGCAAAAATAGATTGGGACAAGATTGCTGCAGCACGACTTGCAGGAGCTTCGCAAAGAAAAAGCATGAGGGATATTGTCTGGCCATTGCTTGAAAAAGGAATAAGAAGTGGATCTGTCCTTTGTTTCATCATAGCGTTACGGGAAATTCCCATATCGTTGCTTCTCTATGCAGCCGGTCAACAGACTGTAGGGGTCTTGCTGTTTGGCATGCAGTCCCAGTCCTATGGATTGGAAATGACTTCGACTTTGGCTGTCGTCTTGATTGGTTGCATCATGTTGTTGCGTTTTTTGATAATTTTTATCGGTAAAAGGAGCTGA
- a CDS encoding ABC transporter ATP-binding protein, which yields MSLEIDDVSVTYDTQLAVDKFSAKIKNRELIAILGPSGCGKTSLLRAVAGIGKTVTGEIILDGRVLFSSKRHISIVPNDRNIGFVFQNYALWPHMTIMQNIAYPLKCKKKSVAEIEKSVKDCLELFHLTHKGLAYPEELSGGEQQRVSLARAIVMEPQLLLMDEPLSNLDAKLRIQMRSQIFTIQRKFGIACLYVTHDQQEALSIADRIIVMDRGRIKQIGTPEEIYNFPQSMFVADFIGQANLIHLTVQQAEGNIITVLLPGNIPFRIDRQDCRSLKKGEPVALMLRPEYIAIGKVKVGKPRARIVSKQFLGSYIRYELEISISMTIYVHVPFASSCRNLVLGTMVSYVPDTRFARIIPR from the coding sequence ATGTCTTTGGAAATTGACGATGTTTCGGTTACGTATGATACACAACTTGCCGTAGATAAGTTTTCTGCCAAGATAAAGAACCGGGAATTGATTGCTATCCTCGGGCCGAGCGGCTGTGGAAAAACTTCACTCCTGCGTGCAGTTGCTGGAATAGGGAAGACAGTCACAGGTGAAATTATTTTGGATGGTAGGGTCTTGTTTTCCAGCAAACGGCATATTTCAATAGTGCCGAATGATAGGAATATCGGTTTTGTTTTTCAGAATTATGCCTTATGGCCTCATATGACCATAATGCAAAATATTGCATATCCCTTGAAGTGCAAGAAGAAGAGTGTTGCAGAAATTGAAAAATCTGTAAAGGATTGTCTGGAATTGTTTCATTTGACACATAAGGGCCTGGCTTATCCTGAAGAGCTTAGCGGGGGAGAACAGCAGCGGGTATCATTGGCCAGGGCAATCGTGATGGAACCTCAATTGCTTTTGATGGATGAGCCGCTTTCAAATCTTGACGCTAAGCTCCGGATCCAAATGAGATCGCAGATTTTTACAATACAACGTAAATTTGGCATTGCATGTCTTTATGTGACACATGACCAGCAGGAGGCGCTTTCTATTGCTGACAGGATCATCGTCATGGACAGAGGAAGAATAAAACAAATCGGTACCCCTGAGGAAATCTATAACTTTCCGCAGTCAATGTTTGTGGCGGACTTTATAGGCCAGGCAAATCTTATTCACCTGACAGTGCAGCAGGCAGAAGGAAACATCATAACGGTCCTGCTGCCAGGAAATATTCCATTCAGAATTGACAGACAGGATTGTCGGTCGCTCAAGAAAGGAGAGCCTGTTGCTTTGATGCTAAGACCAGAGTATATCGCTATAGGAAAAGTAAAAGTAGGCAAGCCCAGGGCACGGATTGTTTCCAAACAATTTTTGGGAAGTTACATACGGTATGAATTGGAAATCAGCATATCCATGACTATCTACGTCCATGTCCCTTTTGCTTCCTCTTGTAGGAATCTTGTACTTGGAACAATGGTCTCTTATGTTCCGGATACCCGTTTCGCTAGGATTATTCCTCGTTGA